A single Bifidobacterium scardovii JCM 12489 = DSM 13734 DNA region contains:
- a CDS encoding gamma-glutamyl-gamma-aminobutyrate hydrolase family protein, translating to MDEHAAARPANPLIGITPLVDIERESYWMLPGYMQAVSAAGGTPVMLPLTDDAGTLEQLTDLCDGMLFSGGHDVSPALYGARPIPQCGTVSPERDAMESKLLQLALERDKPVLGVCRGLQFMNAALGGTLYQDLPTERPGAIDHDMQPPYDRPQHRVSVIDGTPLHALLGADSLGVNSRHHQAINRLASALQPMAISEDGLVEAAWMPGKRFVWGVQWHPEHAWRTDAPCRAIVGALIRASRH from the coding sequence ATGGACGAACATGCAGCCGCACGACCGGCGAACCCGCTGATCGGCATCACCCCGCTGGTGGATATCGAACGGGAGAGCTACTGGATGCTGCCCGGCTACATGCAGGCCGTCTCGGCGGCCGGGGGCACGCCGGTCATGCTGCCGCTGACCGATGACGCCGGTACGCTGGAGCAGCTGACCGATCTGTGCGATGGGATGCTGTTCTCCGGCGGCCATGACGTGTCGCCGGCGCTGTACGGCGCCCGCCCGATACCGCAATGCGGCACGGTCAGTCCCGAGCGCGACGCGATGGAATCGAAGCTGCTGCAGCTGGCGCTGGAGCGCGACAAACCGGTGCTCGGCGTGTGCCGAGGCCTCCAGTTCATGAACGCGGCGCTTGGCGGCACGCTGTATCAGGACCTGCCAACCGAACGTCCCGGCGCCATCGACCATGACATGCAGCCGCCGTACGACCGGCCCCAGCACCGGGTGTCCGTCATCGACGGCACTCCCCTGCATGCCTTGCTCGGCGCGGATTCGCTGGGCGTCAACAGCCGCCATCATCAGGCGATCAACCGGCTGGCCAGCGCGCTGCAGCCGATGGCGATCAGCGAGGATGGTCTGGTCGAAGCCGCATGGATGCCGGGCAAGCGTTTCGTCTGGGGCGTCCAGTGGCATCCCGAGCACGCGTGGCGCACCGACGCCCCATGCCGGGCGATCGTGGGAGCCCTGATCCGCGCGTCCCGGCACTGA
- a CDS encoding GNAT family N-acetyltransferase, translated as MAGIVFKGHADLPSAQVLRLYEDAGWTNYTNDPGKLMRALDGSLGVISVWDGDTLVGLARVVGDGETILYVQDILLLRDYQRRGLGLRLLTEVFDRYPSVRQKVLIADGTSELRAFYVACGLKPINELDCMAYCRFDV; from the coding sequence ATGGCCGGAATTGTATTCAAGGGGCATGCCGATTTGCCAAGCGCACAGGTGCTGCGGCTGTATGAGGACGCGGGATGGACGAACTATACGAACGATCCCGGTAAGCTGATGCGCGCCCTTGACGGCTCGCTCGGCGTGATAAGCGTGTGGGACGGCGATACCTTGGTTGGCTTGGCGCGTGTCGTCGGCGATGGTGAGACGATCCTGTACGTGCAGGATATCCTGCTGCTGCGTGATTATCAGCGTCGTGGTCTCGGGCTGCGATTGCTGACCGAGGTGTTTGACCGATACCCTTCGGTGCGTCAGAAGGTACTGATCGCTGACGGCACGTCCGAATTGCGCGCCTTCTATGTCGCATGCGGGCTCAAACCGATCAATGAGTTGGATTGCATGGCATATTGCCGTTTTGACGTATAG
- a CDS encoding DUF975 family protein, whose amino-acid sequence MERRALKAAARRTLKTHYWPIVVACLFAAFLSADYGSSLVAVNSTVEPSDASASASQAVDVPDAPQGLYVTGIGPVDLLLRMASGDESGARDQVGANERAIAGQDTIAMLGRTRGVFSALINSFTSGSFILSVTDATASVIRSKSLAVSLLLIVALAGSVLVGLFVVQAFRVVLRRVMLESRVYEKVPLRRFLYPLQTGRWARMAWVMLVSNVYLMLWWCTVVGGIVKIYSYALVPYIVAENPNIGANEAISLSRRMMRGHKWEYFVAQLSFIGWYLLSGVTFGLVGILYSNGYNAAFFAEYYVRLRTMAKSVNMEGTQWLCDEALYAKPAVERVHGAYADVAGVVAAAHAGAAAVARPTGFVGWLSDWFGVTLRRNDGVDAWQQHEADLDNAAKAEDILCGLTYPGRLAPARMEFRLAKRTDLNPQRSYTVLNLVMMFFIFCIVGWLWEVMLALITEGMFVNRGTLHGPWLPIYGTGGIIVLVLLNKLRNRPALLFAGTVVLCGILEYCSSWYLEVTHDGQRWWDYSGYFLNLNGRICAEGLLTFGLGGLAIVYLLAPALDNLLAPALDNLLARANRRIMAAVAIVLLVAYVGDNIYSAAVPNTGAGITDYKGSDSSETA is encoded by the coding sequence ATGGAGAGACGCGCGTTGAAAGCGGCCGCCCGACGGACATTGAAGACCCATTATTGGCCGATCGTCGTGGCATGTCTGTTTGCCGCGTTCCTCAGCGCGGATTACGGCTCGTCGCTGGTCGCGGTTAACTCCACCGTGGAACCGTCCGACGCATCGGCCTCCGCCTCGCAGGCCGTGGACGTGCCCGATGCGCCCCAAGGCTTGTACGTCACCGGTATCGGCCCCGTGGATCTGCTGTTGCGGATGGCCTCCGGCGACGAGAGCGGGGCGCGCGACCAGGTCGGCGCCAACGAGCGCGCGATCGCCGGCCAGGATACGATCGCCATGCTCGGGCGCACGCGCGGCGTGTTCTCCGCGCTGATCAACTCCTTCACCTCGGGGTCGTTCATCCTGTCCGTCACGGATGCGACGGCGTCCGTGATCCGCTCCAAGAGCCTGGCCGTCTCGCTGTTGCTCATCGTTGCCCTGGCCGGTTCGGTCCTCGTCGGTTTGTTCGTGGTGCAGGCGTTCCGCGTGGTGCTGCGGCGCGTCATGCTGGAGTCGCGCGTCTACGAGAAGGTGCCGCTGCGCCGGTTCCTGTACCCGTTGCAGACCGGCCGATGGGCGCGCATGGCGTGGGTGATGCTGGTGAGCAACGTGTACCTGATGCTGTGGTGGTGCACGGTGGTCGGCGGCATCGTCAAGATCTATTCGTATGCCCTGGTGCCGTATATCGTGGCGGAGAACCCGAACATCGGCGCCAACGAGGCGATCAGCCTCTCCCGCCGCATGATGAGGGGCCACAAGTGGGAGTACTTTGTGGCGCAGCTGAGCTTCATCGGCTGGTACCTGCTGTCCGGCGTCACCTTCGGCCTGGTCGGCATCCTCTATTCCAACGGATACAACGCGGCGTTCTTCGCCGAATACTATGTGCGGCTCCGCACGATGGCCAAATCGGTGAATATGGAGGGAACGCAGTGGCTGTGCGATGAGGCCCTGTACGCGAAGCCGGCAGTCGAGCGGGTGCATGGCGCCTATGCCGACGTGGCTGGCGTCGTCGCCGCGGCGCATGCCGGCGCCGCCGCCGTGGCGCGCCCGACGGGGTTCGTCGGCTGGCTGTCCGATTGGTTCGGCGTCACGCTGCGGCGGAACGACGGCGTGGATGCCTGGCAGCAGCATGAGGCCGATCTGGACAATGCGGCCAAGGCCGAGGACATCCTGTGCGGCCTGACCTATCCGGGCCGCCTCGCCCCCGCGAGGATGGAGTTCAGACTGGCCAAGCGCACGGACCTCAACCCGCAGCGCAGCTACACGGTGCTCAATCTGGTGATGATGTTCTTCATCTTCTGCATCGTCGGCTGGCTGTGGGAGGTGATGCTCGCGCTGATCACGGAGGGCATGTTCGTCAATCGCGGGACATTGCACGGCCCGTGGCTGCCGATCTACGGCACCGGCGGCATCATCGTCCTGGTCCTGCTCAACAAGCTGCGCAACAGGCCGGCGCTGCTGTTCGCCGGTACGGTGGTGCTGTGCGGGATACTCGAATACTGCTCCTCGTGGTATCTGGAGGTCACCCACGACGGGCAGCGCTGGTGGGACTACAGCGGCTATTTCCTGAACCTCAACGGACGCATCTGCGCCGAAGGGCTGCTGACCTTCGGACTGGGCGGTCTGGCCATCGTCTATCTGCTGGCCCCGGCGCTGGACAATCTGCTGGCCCCGGCGCTGGACAATCTGCTGGCCCGGGCGAACCGGCGCATCATGGCCGCCGTGGCCATCGTGCTGTTGGTGGCGTACGTCGGCGACAACATCTATTCCGCGGCGGTGCCCAATACCGGCGCCGGCATCACCGATTACAAGGGATCGGATTCCAGCGAGACGGCATAG
- the zwf gene encoding glucose-6-phosphate dehydrogenase: MSDSITPVSGSGGPVAPEHWTNPLRDPRDLRLPRIAGPCSIVIFGVTGDLSRKKLLPAIYDLANRGLLPPSFGLTGFARRDWTEDHFKDFVRENVIAHCRTPFKESTWTQLAAGIRFVQGTFDDPKAFERLSNTVAELDRDRGTRGNHAFYMSVPPRAFPVVSRQLADCGLSCSSEGAWRRVIIEKPFGHDLQSAKELDRVVSEVFDPSSVFRIDHYLGKETVQNMLALRFANAMYEPIWNANYVDHVQITMAEDIGVAGRAGYYDGIGAARDVIQNHLLQLLALTAMEEPVSFAASDLTAEKTKILSAVRLPKDLAAHTARGQYAAGWQGSHEVVGYLDEKGINPASITETYAAIRLDIDTRRWAGVPFYLRCGKRLGKRVTEIAVVFKRAPHLPFESTATRELGKNAIVIRVQPDEGVTMRFGAKVPGGTSMEVRDVSMDFSYGRSFTESSPEAYERLILDVLLGDPPLFPTTREVELSWEILDPIEEFWSTLGQPQPYRSGTWGPEEADEMLARDGRQWRMP; this comes from the coding sequence ATGAGTGATTCCATAACACCCGTCTCCGGCTCGGGCGGTCCTGTCGCGCCGGAACACTGGACCAATCCGCTGCGCGATCCGCGCGATCTGCGCCTGCCGCGCATCGCGGGGCCGTGCAGCATCGTGATCTTCGGCGTGACCGGCGATCTGTCGCGCAAGAAACTGCTTCCCGCCATCTACGATCTGGCCAACCGCGGCCTGCTGCCGCCGAGCTTCGGGCTGACCGGCTTCGCCCGCCGCGACTGGACCGAGGATCATTTCAAGGATTTCGTGCGCGAGAACGTCATCGCGCACTGCCGCACGCCGTTCAAGGAATCGACGTGGACGCAGCTGGCCGCCGGCATCCGCTTCGTGCAGGGCACCTTCGACGATCCGAAGGCCTTCGAGCGCCTGTCGAACACCGTGGCCGAGCTGGACCGCGACCGTGGCACGCGCGGCAACCACGCGTTCTACATGTCGGTGCCGCCGCGCGCGTTCCCGGTGGTGTCCCGCCAGCTCGCCGACTGCGGTCTGTCCTGCTCCTCCGAAGGCGCGTGGCGCCGCGTGATCATCGAAAAGCCGTTCGGCCATGATCTTCAAAGCGCCAAGGAGCTCGACCGCGTGGTCTCCGAGGTCTTCGACCCCTCGAGCGTGTTCCGCATCGACCATTACCTCGGCAAGGAAACCGTGCAGAACATGCTGGCGCTGCGCTTCGCGAACGCCATGTACGAGCCGATCTGGAACGCCAACTACGTTGACCACGTGCAGATCACCATGGCCGAGGACATCGGCGTGGCCGGCCGAGCCGGGTACTACGACGGCATCGGCGCGGCCCGCGACGTGATCCAGAACCACCTGCTGCAGCTGCTCGCGCTGACCGCCATGGAGGAGCCGGTGTCGTTCGCGGCGTCCGACCTGACCGCGGAAAAGACGAAGATCCTGTCCGCGGTGCGCCTGCCGAAGGATCTGGCCGCGCATACCGCGCGAGGCCAGTACGCCGCCGGCTGGCAGGGATCGCACGAGGTCGTCGGCTATCTGGACGAGAAGGGCATCAACCCGGCGTCCATCACCGAAACGTACGCGGCCATCCGCCTCGACATCGACACCCGGCGCTGGGCCGGCGTGCCGTTCTACCTGCGCTGCGGCAAGCGCTTGGGCAAGCGCGTCACCGAGATCGCGGTCGTGTTCAAGCGCGCGCCGCACCTGCCCTTCGAATCGACCGCCACCCGCGAGCTCGGCAAGAACGCGATCGTGATCCGCGTGCAGCCCGACGAGGGCGTGACCATGCGCTTCGGCGCGAAAGTACCGGGCGGCACCTCGATGGAGGTGCGCGACGTGTCGATGGACTTCAGCTACGGCCGTTCGTTCACCGAATCCTCGCCGGAGGCCTACGAACGCCTGATCCTCGACGTGCTGCTCGGCGATCCGCCGCTGTTCCCGACTACCCGCGAGGTGGAGCTGAGCTGGGAGATCCTCGACCCGATCGAGGAGTTCTGGTCGACGCTCGGCCAGCCGCAGCCGTACCGTTCCGGCACGTGGGGCCCCGAGGAAGCCGACGAGATGCTGGCCCGCGACGGCCGCCAATGGAGGATGCCATGA
- the gndA gene encoding NADP-dependent phosphogluconate dehydrogenase produces the protein MSAEANVGVVGLAAMGASLARNLARHGNKVAVFNRHYSRTEKLIAEHGDEGQFFPAKTMEEFVDSLAKPRTAIIMVKAGAPTDAMIDALADLMEPGDIIVDAGNAHFPDTIRREKAISARGLHFVGCGVSGGEEGALLGPSMMPGGTEESWKTLKPIFESIAAKAEGEPCVTHIGENGAGHFVKMVHNGIEYSDMQLISESYDLMRRALGMTPAEIGDVFEEWNKTELESYLIEITAEVLHQVDKKTGKPLVDVIVDHAGMKGTGTWTVQSALDLAVPVTGIAEAVFARGLSGQTELRAEAQKQDFEGPSGVVPMAEEDKVAFINDIREALYASKIVAYAQGFNEITEAAKVYDWDIDLAAVARIWRGGCIIRAKFLNRISDAFESGEANVSLLFAPYFKDAIEAAQRSWRRVVSRAISFGVPVPVFASSLEYFDGLRSDRLPAALIQGQRDYFGAHTYQRVDMPGAFHTLWAEEGRPEIEA, from the coding sequence ATGTCCGCTGAAGCAAATGTCGGAGTCGTCGGTCTGGCTGCCATGGGGGCCAGCCTCGCACGCAATCTCGCGCGTCATGGCAACAAGGTGGCGGTGTTCAACCGGCACTACTCCCGCACCGAGAAGCTCATCGCCGAGCACGGCGACGAAGGCCAGTTCTTCCCGGCGAAGACGATGGAGGAGTTCGTCGACTCGCTCGCCAAGCCGCGCACGGCGATCATCATGGTCAAGGCCGGCGCTCCGACCGACGCGATGATCGACGCGCTCGCCGATCTCATGGAGCCGGGCGACATCATTGTGGATGCGGGCAACGCGCATTTCCCCGACACGATCCGCCGTGAAAAGGCGATTTCCGCCCGCGGCCTGCACTTCGTGGGCTGCGGCGTGTCCGGCGGCGAGGAAGGCGCGCTGCTCGGGCCGTCCATGATGCCCGGCGGCACCGAGGAATCGTGGAAGACGCTCAAGCCGATCTTCGAGTCGATCGCGGCGAAGGCTGAGGGCGAGCCGTGCGTGACCCACATCGGCGAGAACGGCGCCGGCCACTTCGTCAAGATGGTGCACAACGGCATCGAATACTCCGACATGCAGCTCATCTCCGAGAGCTACGATCTGATGCGCCGCGCGCTCGGCATGACGCCGGCCGAGATCGGCGACGTGTTCGAGGAGTGGAACAAGACCGAGCTGGAATCCTACCTCATCGAGATCACCGCCGAAGTGCTGCACCAGGTCGACAAGAAGACCGGCAAGCCGCTCGTCGACGTGATCGTCGACCACGCCGGTATGAAGGGCACCGGCACGTGGACCGTGCAGTCGGCGCTCGATCTGGCCGTGCCGGTGACCGGCATCGCCGAGGCCGTGTTCGCCCGCGGTCTGTCCGGTCAGACCGAGCTGCGCGCCGAGGCGCAGAAGCAGGACTTCGAAGGCCCCTCCGGCGTGGTGCCGATGGCCGAGGAGGACAAGGTCGCGTTCATCAACGACATCCGCGAGGCGCTGTACGCCTCGAAGATCGTCGCGTACGCGCAGGGCTTCAACGAGATCACCGAGGCCGCCAAGGTGTACGACTGGGACATCGACCTGGCCGCCGTGGCGCGCATCTGGCGCGGCGGCTGCATCATCCGCGCGAAGTTCCTCAACCGCATCTCCGACGCGTTCGAAAGCGGCGAGGCCAACGTGTCGCTGCTGTTCGCCCCGTACTTCAAGGACGCCATCGAAGCCGCCCAGCGCTCCTGGCGTCGCGTGGTCTCCCGCGCCATCTCCTTCGGCGTGCCGGTCCCGGTGTTCGCCTCGTCGCTCGAGTACTTCGACGGCCTGCGCTCCGACCGCCTGCCCGCCGCCCTGATCCAGGGCCAGCGCGACTACTTCGGCGCCCACACCTACCAGCGCGTGGACATGCCGGGTGCGTTCCATACGTTGTGGGCTGAAGAGGGTCGTCCGGAGATCGAAGCGTAG
- a CDS encoding very short patch repair endonuclease, translated as MAVRGRGSQPEKYARGTRSYTMSHIRAKDTKIEVLVRRYLFARGLRFRKNDRRYPGHPDVVLPKWHAIVFVNGCFWHMHEGCAKHAMPKSNVEFWSAKLMRNHERDLRQHTELESAGWHVIVVWECELGKATRDERLARLYDEIVGGGDARGALESAAEPNDVAQRQGLNDKEE; from the coding sequence ATGGCCGTACGTGGGCGCGGAAGTCAGCCGGAAAAGTATGCGCGGGGCACGCGCAGCTATACGATGTCGCACATCCGCGCGAAGGACACGAAGATCGAGGTGCTGGTGCGCCGGTACCTGTTCGCGCGCGGACTGCGGTTCCGCAAGAACGACCGGCGGTATCCGGGGCATCCGGACGTGGTGCTGCCGAAATGGCATGCGATCGTGTTCGTCAACGGATGCTTCTGGCATATGCACGAGGGCTGCGCCAAGCACGCGATGCCCAAATCCAATGTGGAGTTCTGGAGCGCGAAGCTGATGCGCAACCACGAGCGCGATCTTCGCCAGCACACCGAACTCGAGTCCGCCGGCTGGCACGTCATCGTCGTCTGGGAATGCGAATTGGGCAAGGCGACGCGCGATGAGCGGCTGGCGCGCCTGTATGACGAGATCGTCGGCGGCGGCGATGCGCGCGGCGCACTAGAATCGGCAGCGGAACCAAACGATGTCGCTCAACGACAGGGTCTCAACGACAAGGAAGAGTGA
- a CDS encoding DUF4391 domain-containing protein yields the protein MTVSHCGSVSALSLGLPASTAIPEQKGPLPKALFVAKAPVSAKLKQRLVNDIASITMLALARPANTGLEAGTRVPEVLVIGLRLTPKATDVPVEVIDLIAGQRKSGIVFVCVRETPFEGSTREECAFAVRRALPGRAGHTPVHQVYASAWRPAGEAQLELSGASIDDLWASMCSQTILGTTDHADLDARLIRHGQIARLQAEVDKLTRDHQRAKNPAQRNEIYAKLHKAKTQLAALRAE from the coding sequence ATGACTGTCTCGCACTGCGGTTCCGTATCCGCGCTCTCGCTGGGTCTGCCGGCGTCCACGGCGATCCCCGAGCAGAAGGGTCCGCTGCCCAAGGCGCTGTTCGTGGCCAAGGCGCCGGTGTCGGCCAAGCTCAAGCAACGTCTGGTCAACGACATCGCCTCGATCACGATGCTGGCGCTGGCCCGCCCCGCGAACACCGGATTGGAGGCCGGCACGCGCGTGCCCGAAGTGCTGGTCATCGGGCTGCGGCTGACGCCGAAGGCCACCGACGTGCCGGTCGAAGTGATCGATCTGATCGCCGGTCAGCGCAAGTCGGGCATCGTGTTCGTCTGCGTGCGCGAGACGCCGTTCGAGGGCAGCACGCGGGAGGAATGCGCCTTTGCGGTACGGCGGGCGCTGCCCGGGCGCGCCGGTCATACGCCGGTGCATCAGGTGTATGCGAGCGCATGGCGGCCGGCGGGAGAGGCGCAATTGGAGTTGTCCGGAGCCTCGATCGACGACCTGTGGGCGTCCATGTGCTCGCAGACGATCCTGGGCACCACCGATCACGCCGATCTCGACGCGCGGCTGATTCGCCATGGGCAGATCGCCCGATTGCAGGCGGAGGTCGACAAGCTCACCCGCGACCATCAGCGCGCGAAGAATCCCGCGCAGCGCAACGAGATCTACGCCAAGCTGCACAAGGCGAAGACGCAGCTGGCCGCATTGCGCGCCGAGTGA
- a CDS encoding glucose-6-phosphate dehydrogenase assembly protein OpcA: protein MIIDMPNTRTREISRKIDELHEERGESATGRVLTLLISTNEDELEYSLELANAASREHPCRVIAISPSRKPVDTPEKAEPADDADDFENSNLDAQVRFGADAGAGEIIVLHPRGGLVHHPDTLVIPLLVPDAPVVAWWPTEAPANPSKDLLGAMARSRITDALRSSNPYRTMSDLRRNWSPKNVDMSWTRLTVWRAMLATMLDQPPYLPISNARVTGPKDFLPMDLLAAWLRLKLNVPVTVEDVPGAEAVTGVYLTRADGVLSLERPSADEGIAVISTPGQSPQTISVPTRTLEECLSEELRRLDPDEVYAEVITQGWDLIHPND from the coding sequence ATGATCATCGATATGCCCAATACCCGCACCCGTGAGATTTCGCGCAAGATCGACGAGCTGCACGAGGAGCGCGGCGAGTCGGCGACCGGCCGCGTGCTCACCCTGCTCATCTCCACGAACGAGGACGAGCTCGAGTACTCCCTGGAGCTGGCGAACGCGGCAAGCCGCGAGCACCCCTGCCGCGTGATCGCAATCAGCCCGAGCCGCAAGCCGGTCGATACGCCGGAGAAGGCCGAGCCGGCGGACGACGCCGACGACTTCGAGAACTCGAACCTCGACGCCCAGGTGCGCTTCGGCGCGGACGCCGGCGCGGGCGAGATCATCGTGCTGCATCCCCGCGGCGGGCTGGTGCACCACCCTGATACGCTCGTGATCCCGCTGCTGGTGCCGGATGCGCCGGTCGTGGCCTGGTGGCCGACCGAAGCCCCGGCCAACCCGTCGAAGGATCTGCTCGGCGCGATGGCCCGCAGCCGCATCACCGACGCCCTACGCTCCTCGAACCCGTACCGCACGATGAGCGATCTGCGCCGCAACTGGTCGCCGAAGAACGTGGACATGTCCTGGACACGGCTGACGGTCTGGCGCGCGATGCTGGCGACGATGCTCGATCAGCCACCGTACCTGCCGATCAGCAACGCCCGGGTCACCGGCCCGAAGGACTTCCTGCCGATGGACCTGCTGGCGGCCTGGCTGCGGCTGAAGCTCAACGTGCCGGTCACTGTGGAGGACGTGCCGGGCGCCGAGGCCGTGACCGGCGTGTACCTGACCCGCGCGGATGGGGTGCTGAGCCTGGAGCGGCCCAGCGCCGACGAGGGCATCGCCGTGATCAGCACGCCCGGCCAGTCGCCGCAGACCATCAGCGTGCCGACCCGCACGCTGGAGGAATGCCTGAGCGAGGAACTGCGCCGGCTCGACCCCGATGAGGTCTACGCCGAGGTGATCACCCAGGGCTGGGACCTCATCCATCCCAACGACTGA
- a CDS encoding aminotransferase class I/II-fold pyridoxal phosphate-dependent enzyme: protein MDEQMRPAMARRAREAQPFRAMVFGEKADRMIAEGIDVVKLSLGEPDFGAPPAVREAMREQYDGRALPYTAALGLPELREAISDFYRTRHGLDVDPKRIVITAGGSAALLLATALTVDPGDEVILADPSYPCNRELVRSFEGTVVDVPTSAATRFHLTPELVDKAWTERTKAVMITSPSNPTGTTIDFDVLKGVCDLARSRGAWRIVDETYLDLADREADGSEVRSALYADPDAIICNSFSKFFGMTGWRLGWAIVPEYTIEAVDDLATNFYLCAHTPTQHAAVACFTPESLAVCEERRQELLARRRIVVDGLKRIGLPLEVEPNGAFYAYFTIASTGLDAWTFCERALNEAHVALTPGRDFGPATADTHVRLSYAASREALAEGLERLGRFVAGL from the coding sequence ATGGACGAGCAGATGCGGCCGGCGATGGCCCGCCGCGCGCGCGAGGCGCAGCCGTTCCGTGCGATGGTGTTCGGCGAGAAGGCCGATCGGATGATCGCCGAGGGAATCGACGTGGTCAAGCTGAGCTTGGGGGAGCCGGATTTCGGCGCGCCCCCCGCCGTGCGCGAGGCGATGCGCGAACAGTATGACGGACGCGCGCTGCCGTACACCGCCGCGCTCGGCCTGCCCGAGCTGCGCGAGGCGATCTCCGACTTCTACCGCACCCGCCACGGCCTCGACGTCGATCCCAAGCGCATCGTCATCACGGCCGGCGGCTCGGCCGCGCTGCTGCTGGCCACCGCGCTGACCGTCGACCCGGGCGACGAGGTGATCCTCGCCGACCCGTCCTATCCGTGCAACCGCGAACTGGTGCGCTCCTTCGAGGGCACGGTCGTGGACGTGCCGACCAGCGCTGCGACGCGGTTCCACCTGACGCCGGAACTGGTCGACAAGGCGTGGACGGAGCGCACCAAGGCGGTGATGATCACCTCGCCGTCCAACCCGACCGGCACCACCATCGACTTCGACGTGCTCAAGGGCGTGTGCGATCTGGCGCGCAGCCGCGGCGCATGGCGCATCGTCGACGAGACCTACCTCGACCTGGCCGACCGCGAGGCCGACGGCAGCGAGGTCAGGTCCGCGCTGTACGCCGACCCGGACGCGATCATCTGCAACAGCTTCTCCAAGTTCTTCGGCATGACCGGCTGGCGCCTTGGCTGGGCGATCGTGCCCGAATACACGATCGAGGCGGTCGACGACCTGGCCACCAACTTCTATCTGTGCGCGCACACGCCGACCCAGCACGCGGCCGTGGCCTGCTTCACGCCGGAAAGCCTCGCCGTGTGCGAGGAGCGCCGGCAGGAGCTGCTCGCGCGCCGGCGCATCGTGGTCGACGGGCTCAAGCGCATCGGCCTGCCGCTCGAGGTGGAGCCGAACGGCGCGTTCTACGCGTATTTCACCATCGCGTCGACCGGATTGGACGCGTGGACCTTCTGCGAGCGCGCGCTGAACGAGGCACATGTGGCGCTGACGCCCGGCCGCGACTTCGGGCCGGCCACCGCCGACACGCATGTGCGGCTGTCGTACGCGGCCTCCCGCGAGGCGCTCGCCGAGGGCCTGGAACGGCTCGGCCGCTTCGTCGCCGGCCTGTGA
- the pgl gene encoding 6-phosphogluconolactonase codes for MATRSTIVYPNPELLAQAVAARTLLTIGDLLAEAGRMRVDIAVTGGTDGNRVFAELKASPLSATVDWSRVHIWWGDERFVAADDDDRNAKQARRALFDGMIADGTLPAENIHEMPADSRSADRIASDSPERTDEVLAEAAAAYQRELVAALGDAPTLDIAMFGMGPDAHFASLFPGLPQVLIDDPHVLVAGVRDSPKPPPLRLTLTVPMIARSRHTWVFTSEARKARAVAKAFAAPRNPQAPSSFADGGELLWLIDEGAAGELPGMRR; via the coding sequence GTGGCCACCCGATCAACCATCGTCTATCCGAATCCCGAACTGCTCGCGCAGGCCGTGGCCGCGCGCACGCTGCTCACCATCGGCGATCTGCTCGCCGAAGCGGGCCGCATGCGCGTCGATATCGCCGTGACCGGCGGCACCGACGGCAATCGCGTGTTCGCCGAGCTGAAGGCCAGCCCGCTGTCCGCCACGGTCGACTGGTCGCGCGTGCACATCTGGTGGGGCGACGAGCGTTTCGTCGCCGCCGACGACGATGACCGCAACGCCAAGCAGGCGCGCCGAGCGCTGTTCGACGGCATGATCGCCGACGGCACGCTGCCCGCCGAAAACATCCACGAGATGCCGGCCGACAGCCGGTCCGCCGATCGGATCGCGTCCGACTCCCCCGAGCGGACCGACGAGGTGCTGGCCGAAGCCGCGGCGGCATACCAGCGCGAGCTGGTCGCCGCGCTGGGCGACGCCCCGACGCTGGACATCGCCATGTTCGGCATGGGGCCGGACGCGCATTTCGCATCCCTTTTCCCCGGCCTGCCGCAGGTGCTGATCGACGATCCGCATGTGCTGGTCGCCGGCGTGCGCGATTCGCCCAAGCCGCCGCCGCTGCGGCTGACGCTGACCGTGCCGATGATCGCGCGTTCGCGGCACACCTGGGTGTTCACGTCCGAGGCACGCAAGGCCAGGGCGGTGGCGAAGGCCTTCGCCGCGCCTCGCAATCCCCAGGCGCCGAGCTCCTTCGCCGACGGCGGGGAGCTGCTGTGGCTCATCGACGAGGGGGCGGCCGGCGAGCTGCCCGGTATGCGGCGCTGA